One genomic segment of Humidesulfovibrio mexicanus includes these proteins:
- a CDS encoding carbon starvation CstA family protein has protein sequence MSTFLLCAAALVLGYFAYGSLLDRLVRPDASRPTPALSMADAVDYVPMSTPRLFLIQLLNIAGLGPVFGAILGALYGPLALVWIVVGCLFAGGVHDYLSGMLSLRAGGESLPDVVGRHLGGGFKHLIRVFSLLLMVLVGVVFVLGPAKLLAKLSGLDAGLWVGLIFAYYFLATILPFDKIIGRLYPFFGALLLFMAAAMPIALLGRGYQVLPELALSNLHPDGLPVWPLLFTTVACGAISGFHSTQSPMVARCMKNERDGRLIFYGAMVAEGLIALVWATVGMSFYPGPEALGAALAAGGPAVVVSEACTTLLGPLGGVLAILGVVVLPVSTGDTAFRAARLIVADFCHAPQRELSKRLFIAVPLFLAGIALSGGSFELLWRYMGWANQSLATVVLWTISASLARRGNAHWIATAPALFMTAMTSAYILDAPIGFNLPMDMATGLGICASGVALAFFLRARRGEAASAAAPDRA, from the coding sequence ATGTCAACCTTCCTTCTCTGCGCCGCAGCCCTCGTCCTTGGCTACTTCGCCTACGGAAGCCTGCTGGACAGGCTGGTCCGGCCCGATGCCTCCCGCCCCACGCCCGCCCTGAGCATGGCGGACGCAGTGGATTATGTGCCCATGTCCACGCCCAGGCTCTTTCTCATCCAACTGCTGAACATCGCCGGGCTTGGGCCGGTGTTCGGGGCCATCCTCGGCGCGCTGTACGGCCCGCTCGCTTTGGTGTGGATCGTGGTCGGCTGCCTGTTCGCCGGGGGCGTGCACGACTACCTTTCGGGGATGCTCTCCCTGCGCGCTGGCGGCGAAAGCCTGCCCGACGTGGTGGGCCGCCACCTGGGCGGAGGCTTCAAGCACCTCATTCGCGTGTTCAGCCTGCTGCTGATGGTGCTGGTGGGCGTGGTGTTCGTGCTGGGGCCGGCAAAGCTTCTGGCCAAACTCTCCGGGCTGGACGCGGGCCTGTGGGTGGGGCTGATCTTCGCCTACTACTTCCTGGCCACCATCCTGCCCTTCGACAAGATCATCGGCCGCCTGTACCCCTTCTTCGGGGCGCTGCTGCTGTTCATGGCGGCCGCCATGCCCATCGCGCTCTTGGGCCGCGGCTACCAGGTGCTCCCGGAACTCGCCCTGTCCAATCTCCATCCGGACGGGCTTCCGGTATGGCCGCTTTTATTCACCACCGTGGCCTGCGGAGCCATTTCCGGCTTCCATTCCACCCAGTCGCCAATGGTCGCCCGCTGCATGAAGAATGAACGCGACGGGCGGCTTATCTTCTACGGGGCCATGGTGGCCGAAGGCTTGATCGCCCTGGTGTGGGCCACGGTCGGCATGAGCTTCTATCCCGGACCGGAGGCCCTGGGCGCGGCCCTTGCTGCCGGAGGTCCCGCCGTGGTCGTCAGCGAGGCCTGCACCACGCTCCTCGGCCCCCTGGGGGGAGTGCTGGCCATTCTGGGCGTGGTTGTCCTTCCCGTCAGCACCGGCGACACCGCGTTCCGCGCGGCGCGGCTCATCGTGGCGGACTTCTGCCACGCCCCGCAGCGCGAGCTGTCCAAGCGGCTCTTCATAGCGGTTCCGCTGTTCCTGGCGGGCATCGCCCTGTCCGGCGGCAGCTTCGAACTGCTGTGGCGCTACATGGGCTGGGCCAATCAGAGCCTGGCCACAGTGGTTCTGTGGACCATCTCCGCCTCCCTTGCGCGGCGGGGCAACGCCCACTGGATCGCCACGGCGCCCGCCCTGTTCATGACCGCCATGACCAGCGCCTACATCCTGGACGCTCCCATAGGCTTCAACCTGCCCATGGACATGGCCACGGGGCTTGGCATCTGCGCCAGCGGCGTGGCGCTGGCCTTCTTCCTGCGGGCGCGGCGTGGCGAGGCCGCAAGCGCCGCAGCCCCTGACCGGGCATAA
- the cmk gene encoding (d)CMP kinase codes for MASSIAPLIVTLDGPAGVGKSTLARKLAGELGLAFLDTGAMFRAAAFTLGEGAWDWPQGVLQQKLGAFEFSLRGSGENTELLLGGQPLPEAIRSEETGRWASKLAVVPSVRAYMKMAQIFLGRTTSLVAEGRDMGTVVFPDARHKFFLDADPDERARRRCRQLEGQGRPADFAAIAASIRQRDDQDRNRSIAPLKPAPDAMLVDTTHLTEGEVLEAVLDRIRGLR; via the coding sequence ATGGCTAGCTCCATTGCTCCGCTCATCGTGACTCTGGATGGCCCGGCCGGGGTGGGCAAAAGCACCCTGGCCAGAAAACTCGCCGGAGAGCTCGGCCTGGCCTTTCTGGACACCGGCGCAATGTTCCGCGCCGCCGCCTTCACCCTTGGGGAAGGCGCCTGGGATTGGCCCCAGGGCGTGTTGCAGCAGAAGCTGGGCGCGTTCGAATTCTCCCTGCGCGGCAGCGGCGAAAACACCGAACTGCTGCTCGGAGGCCAGCCTCTGCCCGAGGCCATCCGCAGCGAGGAGACCGGCCGCTGGGCCTCGAAGCTGGCGGTTGTCCCTTCTGTGCGCGCGTACATGAAAATGGCCCAGATCTTTCTTGGCCGGACCACCTCGCTGGTGGCCGAGGGCCGCGACATGGGCACCGTGGTGTTCCCCGACGCGCGGCACAAGTTCTTTCTGGATGCCGACCCGGACGAGCGCGCCCGCAGGCGGTGCCGCCAGTTGGAAGGGCAGGGCAGACCGGCGGACTTCGCCGCCATCGCCGCCAGCATACGCCAGCGCGACGATCAGGACCGGAACCGGAGCATTGCGCCGCTCAAGCCCGCGCCCGACGCCATGCTTGTGGACACCACGCATCTTACCGAAGGCGAGGTGCTGGAGGCCGTTCTTGACCGCATCCGCGGCCTGCGCTGA
- the hisC gene encoding histidinol-phosphate transaminase: MSSQRVRPEILDFKPYVPGLSEEEIKERYGLKQVVKLASNENPLGASPLAREAVARAAGRMFRYPQNHSPRLAAAIAKAMGIAEAHIVAGNGSDEVIDLLFRVLAQPGKDNVVCYEHCFSMYGLTARLCGVEYREVPRGEDYRLPLESLAEAVDANTKMVFVTSPDNPTGLAAKAEELQVLSGVLPEGALLVVDEAYMDFSWPPEEYSMLAFVPELKNVAVLRTFSKAYGLAGLRLGYGALPLWLAEHVRRARPPFTVNLLAEEAALAVLEDDAFYSETLSVVFKGRELFLKRLPELGCQAWPSQANFVMFRPPYPADQVCEELLKRGVIVRHLKSFGLPENIRVSVGAQAENEAFLKALEEILHG, from the coding sequence ATGTCCAGCCAGCGCGTGCGGCCGGAAATCCTCGACTTCAAGCCCTATGTGCCGGGGTTGAGCGAGGAGGAGATCAAGGAACGATATGGCCTTAAGCAGGTCGTCAAGCTGGCCAGCAACGAAAATCCCCTGGGCGCATCGCCTCTGGCGCGCGAGGCCGTGGCCCGTGCCGCCGGGCGCATGTTCCGCTACCCGCAGAACCACAGCCCCAGGCTGGCCGCGGCCATAGCCAAGGCCATGGGGATCGCCGAGGCGCACATCGTGGCGGGCAACGGCTCGGACGAGGTCATCGACTTGCTTTTCCGCGTGCTGGCGCAGCCCGGCAAGGACAACGTGGTCTGCTACGAGCACTGCTTCAGCATGTACGGACTCACCGCCAGGCTGTGCGGGGTGGAGTACCGCGAGGTTCCGCGCGGCGAGGACTACCGTCTGCCCTTGGAATCCTTGGCCGAGGCCGTGGACGCGAACACGAAAATGGTCTTCGTCACCAGCCCGGACAATCCCACCGGCCTGGCAGCCAAGGCGGAGGAACTGCAAGTGCTCTCCGGCGTGCTGCCCGAAGGGGCGCTTCTGGTGGTGGACGAGGCCTACATGGACTTCTCCTGGCCGCCGGAGGAGTACAGCATGTTGGCCTTCGTGCCGGAGTTGAAGAACGTGGCCGTGCTGCGCACCTTTTCCAAGGCTTACGGCCTGGCCGGCCTGCGCCTGGGGTACGGGGCGCTGCCCCTGTGGCTGGCCGAGCACGTGCGCCGGGCCCGCCCGCCCTTCACGGTGAACCTGCTGGCCGAGGAGGCCGCGCTGGCCGTGCTGGAGGACGACGCCTTCTATTCCGAGACCCTCAGCGTGGTGTTCAAGGGCCGCGAGCTGTTCTTGAAGCGCCTGCCGGAACTTGGCTGCCAGGCGTGGCCCTCCCAGGCCAACTTCGTCATGTTCCGACCCCCGTATCCGGCGGATCAGGTCTGCGAGGAACTGCTCAAACGGGGGGTCATTGTGCGTCATCTCAAAAGCTTCGGTCTGCCGGAGAACATCCGCGTCAGCGTGGGCGCGCAGGCCGAAAACGAGGCCTTTCTCAAGGCTCTGGAGGAAATCCTCCATGGCTAG